A window from Candidatus Nitrospira neomarina encodes these proteins:
- the mtnP gene encoding S-methyl-5'-thioadenosine phosphorylase produces MTENEEAKTKRPSLRTQKAQIGIIGGSGLYEMDGFTNLKEVRMATPFGKPSDAIMLGTLHGMRVAFLARHGRGHRTLPSAINYRANIHALKALGVTRIFSISAVGSMKESIRPGDFVLPDQFIDRTTQRANTFFDQGIVAHVAFADPLCGTLSSVLEKASLGVSVTVHRPGTYLCIEGPQFSSRAESFLYRQWGVDVIGMTNIPEAKLAREAEICYATLALVTDYDCWHETEDAVSVGAILSIMHQNVETAKIVLRHALELAKDLGPCSCQTALEHAVITPLNRISPALRKRYQLLLRRHLLSTTLHSKKRA; encoded by the coding sequence ATGACGGAGAACGAGGAAGCGAAGACTAAACGGCCCTCTTTACGTACCCAAAAAGCACAAATCGGGATTATCGGAGGCAGTGGATTATATGAAATGGACGGGTTTACCAATCTCAAAGAGGTCAGGATGGCCACCCCGTTTGGGAAGCCTTCTGACGCCATTATGTTGGGAACCTTGCATGGCATGCGAGTCGCCTTTTTGGCTCGTCACGGTCGAGGGCACCGCACGCTACCTTCCGCCATAAATTATCGCGCAAATATTCATGCCCTCAAAGCCCTTGGTGTAACGCGGATATTTTCCATCAGTGCGGTGGGAAGCATGAAGGAATCCATTCGACCGGGGGACTTTGTCCTACCTGATCAATTCATTGACCGAACCACTCAACGTGCCAATACGTTTTTCGACCAGGGGATTGTCGCACATGTGGCTTTTGCAGATCCCCTGTGTGGGACCCTATCGAGTGTGTTAGAAAAGGCTAGCCTTGGAGTCTCCGTTACGGTACACCGTCCGGGAACATACCTCTGCATAGAAGGCCCACAATTCTCCAGTCGAGCAGAATCGTTTCTCTACCGGCAATGGGGCGTTGATGTCATCGGGATGACAAATATTCCAGAAGCCAAATTGGCTCGTGAAGCCGAAATTTGCTATGCCACACTTGCGCTGGTCACGGATTATGATTGCTGGCACGAGACGGAAGATGCGGTTTCCGTTGGAGCCATTTTATCTATCATGCATCAAAATGTCGAAACCGCTAAAATCGTTTTGCGGCACGCGCTAGAACTTGCAAAAGATCTTGGACCTTGCTCTTGTCAGACCGCATTGGAACACGCCGTCATCACTCCGCTCAATCGAATCAGTCCGGCCTTGCGAAAGCGGTATCAGCTTCTGTTACGGCGTCATTTATTATCGACCACCCTACACTCCAAAAAAAGGGCCTAA
- the miaA gene encoding tRNA (adenosine(37)-N6)-dimethylallyltransferase MiaA, with amino-acid sequence MKQADIISAWKPVVAIAGPTAIGKSRIGIEVAKILNTEILTADSRQVYRGMDIGTDKPSLAEQQNIPHRLIDLVDPDQSFNAGDFRRHAILDIARLHRLGLLPLVIGGTGLYIRALLRGLCPGPPANWLIRSELAQEAKLQGPAFLYEKLQQVDPELAQRLHPNDQPKVQRGLEVYRILGAPLSVIQQQHRFDEAPYPYLFIGLTMKRQTLYQRIETRVDWEIQKGLVEETHSLMKQGFPRELGSMKGLGYRQFSGFLAGNYSYEEAVRLLKRDTRHFAKRQMTWFQKESEIQWITLDESDIPDRAAAKIVDHINQFLSTFENLPLPAEATSHLKSTQSSG; translated from the coding sequence ATGAAACAAGCCGACATCATCTCAGCATGGAAACCCGTCGTCGCCATTGCGGGACCCACCGCAATCGGAAAAAGCCGTATCGGAATTGAAGTCGCTAAAATTCTCAACACGGAAATTTTAACGGCAGACTCACGACAGGTTTATCGTGGCATGGACATCGGCACCGACAAACCCTCATTAGCCGAGCAACAAAATATTCCGCATCGGTTAATTGATCTCGTCGATCCCGACCAATCCTTTAACGCCGGTGACTTCAGGCGTCACGCTATCCTAGACATTGCCCGCCTGCATCGCTTGGGTCTCCTGCCTCTTGTCATCGGAGGTACCGGGCTCTATATCCGAGCCCTCTTACGGGGTCTTTGCCCTGGTCCACCGGCTAATTGGCTGATTCGGAGTGAATTAGCCCAAGAAGCCAAATTGCAGGGACCCGCTTTTCTTTATGAAAAGCTTCAACAAGTGGATCCCGAACTCGCACAACGGCTACATCCCAATGACCAGCCCAAGGTCCAGCGCGGCCTTGAAGTGTATCGCATTCTTGGCGCGCCCCTATCGGTCATCCAGCAACAACACCGATTTGACGAAGCGCCATATCCCTATTTATTCATTGGGCTCACCATGAAACGCCAGACCCTCTATCAGCGAATAGAAACCCGCGTCGATTGGGAAATTCAAAAAGGGCTTGTGGAAGAAACACATTCCCTCATGAAGCAAGGATTTCCTCGAGAACTCGGTTCCATGAAAGGGCTGGGCTATCGACAATTTTCAGGATTTTTAGCAGGGAACTATTCTTATGAAGAGGCTGTGCGATTATTAAAACGCGATACCCGTCACTTCGCCAAACGACAAATGACCTGGTTTCAGAAAGAATCTGAGATCCAGTGGATAACATTGGATGAGTCAGACATCCCTGATCGAGCGGCCGCCAAAATCGTGGACCATATCAATCAGTTTCTCTCTACCTTCGAAAATTTACCCCTTCCTGCGGAAGCAACGTCCCATTTAAAATCCACTCAATCGTCGGGTTAA
- the ybgF gene encoding tol-pal system protein YbgF, translating to MTPKFSNMAIFIGLALTGGWGCATEPNLTDIQKQVQTLIIQQEASHKQEQQILDRMETVESQLDEHDFLVGELIKTEEEASLDTRHLLEKLERTSTLLREQIEQTRSTTQRRDQDMSIRVKALESRIDNVIHQPRSVSESPEVTTPNPTGPSSDPKATQTGIPASPTSPKGSAGAENEASAFRSAYKVYLNGNYERASVEFQRFVTNYPSTTLTPQAYYYLGESFYVQKQYDPAKQALEQVISRYPSSKYRSHALYKLGQIMLEIDQRSKAQELWNSIIQDYPDSPESTQAKEQLKKSGLS from the coding sequence ATGACTCCAAAATTTTCCAATATGGCCATCTTTATTGGTTTAGCCCTCACGGGCGGATGGGGTTGCGCAACCGAACCCAACCTGACTGACATCCAGAAACAAGTCCAAACCCTCATCATCCAACAGGAAGCGTCCCACAAGCAGGAACAACAAATTCTCGACCGGATGGAGACGGTTGAATCACAATTGGACGAACATGATTTCTTAGTGGGGGAACTCATCAAAACAGAAGAAGAAGCCAGTCTGGATACTCGACACCTTCTGGAAAAGCTCGAACGGACCAGTACTCTGCTCCGAGAACAAATCGAACAAACCCGCTCCACCACCCAACGCCGTGATCAGGACATGTCCATTCGGGTAAAGGCTCTGGAAAGCCGAATAGACAATGTGATCCATCAACCTCGATCTGTGTCAGAATCCCCTGAAGTCACGACTCCTAACCCCACAGGCCCTTCTTCCGATCCGAAAGCAACCCAGACAGGAATCCCCGCATCACCTACCTCTCCTAAAGGAAGCGCGGGAGCGGAAAACGAGGCATCGGCCTTTCGGTCAGCCTATAAAGTTTACCTCAACGGAAATTATGAACGGGCCTCGGTGGAATTCCAACGATTTGTCACAAATTATCCTTCGACTACCTTAACACCTCAGGCCTACTACTATCTTGGGGAATCGTTCTACGTGCAAAAACAGTATGACCCTGCCAAGCAAGCCCTAGAGCAAGTCATCAGCCGCTATCCAAGCAGTAAATATCGGAGCCACGCTTTGTACAAGCTCGGACAGATTATGCTTGAAATCGATCAACGATCAAAAGCTCAGGAACTGTGGAACTCCATCATCCAAGATTACCCAGATTCACCAGAATCCACCCAAGCGAAGGAACAATTAAAAAAATCTGGGCTGTCTTGA
- a CDS encoding RodZ domain-containing protein: MNTGKAFPIQDNAMETLGGLFRQTRERQRLSLEQIASRTRIQQHHLHALEEEDFASLPAKVFVKGFVRSYARALGLDEENAIQLFLTSSSNFYDRTQEEEQHIQVTLQAAHRKRFNWNFVVILFLALGGILFYLLPDQQEPLPPASEFETSLPSNEIQKEVILEPATPIEELPASVSTEAPVHTEELQLTSPPPSGITPSPPPPEPRPISPTLPASPIPEKTAGTDGTLVLEIEATQLTWVVVQSDNQDPHEALLQPGQKSTWKANTQYLLTLGNAAGVVIRLNGEPQGPFGKPGQVVRDIRLKP; the protein is encoded by the coding sequence ATGAATACCGGAAAGGCCTTTCCCATTCAGGATAACGCCATGGAAACTCTTGGGGGATTATTCCGACAGACCCGGGAACGACAACGTTTATCTTTGGAGCAGATCGCTTCCAGAACTCGCATTCAACAACACCACCTTCACGCACTTGAGGAGGAGGATTTCGCAAGCCTACCGGCCAAAGTGTTCGTCAAAGGATTCGTTCGTTCATATGCACGTGCGTTGGGACTGGATGAAGAAAATGCCATTCAGCTTTTCCTAACCTCCTCTAGCAATTTCTACGATCGCACCCAAGAAGAGGAACAACACATTCAAGTCACCTTACAAGCAGCCCATCGTAAACGATTCAATTGGAATTTTGTGGTCATACTGTTTCTCGCCCTTGGTGGAATTCTCTTTTATCTGCTACCCGATCAGCAGGAACCCCTTCCACCCGCATCTGAATTCGAAACCTCTTTACCCAGCAATGAGATCCAGAAGGAAGTCATACTCGAGCCCGCAACCCCCATCGAAGAATTACCCGCCAGTGTTTCAACAGAAGCCCCTGTCCACACCGAGGAACTACAGCTCACTTCTCCTCCCCCATCCGGTATAACACCTTCGCCGCCACCCCCTGAGCCTCGACCGATATCCCCGACCTTGCCTGCTTCTCCCATTCCTGAGAAGACCGCAGGGACCGATGGAACCCTGGTCCTGGAAATCGAAGCCACTCAACTGACTTGGGTGGTAGTGCAGTCTGATAATCAGGATCCGCATGAGGCCCTATTACAACCGGGACAAAAAAGCACCTGGAAGGCGAATACACAATACTTGCTTACACTAGGGAACGCTGCCGGGGTGGTCATCCGCCTTAATGGAGAGCCACAAGGACCATTTGGAAAGCCAGGTCAGGTGGTCAGAGACATTCGCTTGAAGCCCTGA
- a CDS encoding PfkB family carbohydrate kinase, whose translation MGNLLVVGSVAFDSVRTPFGEASNVLGGSATYFSTSASFFTDVNLIAVVGEDFPKEHLDFLHSRGINLDGLEQRPGKTFRWRGEYSYQLNEAQTLETHLNVLETFRPKIPDSYLTPSALFLGNIDPELQLDVLNQVKRPSIVACDTMNFWIEGKREALWKVLEHIDILVINDGEARALGNDANLVQVAKRILSRGPKTLIIKRGEYGVLMFHQQEIFGAPAYPLEAVKDPTGAGDTFAGGFMGYLSATENYSQAGLRQAIIFGSVMASFNVEEFSLDRLRHLTREEIDKRFTSFKHLTHFEDLS comes from the coding sequence ATGGGTAATTTATTAGTAGTTGGATCCGTTGCTTTTGATTCTGTACGAACGCCGTTTGGCGAAGCCTCCAATGTGCTGGGAGGATCCGCCACGTATTTTTCCACTTCGGCCAGTTTTTTTACAGATGTGAATCTCATTGCGGTCGTTGGTGAAGACTTTCCAAAAGAACATCTCGATTTTCTGCACAGTCGGGGTATCAATCTGGACGGATTAGAACAACGACCTGGAAAAACTTTTCGCTGGCGGGGAGAATATTCCTATCAACTCAACGAAGCTCAAACCCTGGAAACTCATCTCAATGTTCTGGAAACGTTTCGCCCGAAAATTCCCGACAGCTACCTCACGCCATCCGCCTTGTTTCTGGGCAACATCGATCCAGAATTACAACTGGATGTCCTGAACCAAGTGAAGCGCCCATCTATCGTGGCCTGCGATACCATGAACTTTTGGATTGAGGGGAAGAGGGAAGCGTTATGGAAAGTTCTTGAACATATCGATATTCTCGTCATAAATGACGGAGAGGCCCGTGCATTGGGCAATGACGCCAATCTCGTCCAGGTGGCGAAACGGATCTTATCGCGCGGTCCCAAAACCCTGATTATTAAACGCGGAGAATATGGCGTTTTAATGTTTCATCAACAGGAAATTTTCGGGGCTCCAGCCTATCCGCTGGAAGCGGTAAAGGATCCAACCGGCGCAGGCGACACTTTTGCCGGCGGCTTTATGGGGTACCTTTCTGCTACAGAAAATTACTCCCAAGCTGGGCTCCGACAGGCCATCATTTTTGGAAGTGTCATGGCGTCCTTCAATGTGGAGGAATTCAGCCTGGACCGACTGAGGCATTTAACCCGCGAAGAAATTGACAAGCGATTTACATCGTTTAAACATCTGACTCATTTTGAAGATTTGTCATAG
- the mutL gene encoding DNA mismatch repair endonuclease MutL — MLSTVTGKVQILPDSVSCRIAAGEVVERPASVVKELVDNSLDAGSTLITVEVEEGGRRVIRVIDNGTGMTRMDAQLACQRFATSKLRSEDDLLTLMTLGFRGEALPSIASISHFCLKTVPRDSTLGTQTQSTGGVTWEVQDYTGPQGTQVEVRDLFFNTPGRLKFLKTVPTEFSKICYVVQQAAAVHPEIHFRLRHQNHKVLEYPAVSSLQDRLLQIYGPDFLERFLPVTYNAGSFQLTGYTVSPHHARASRAPQEIFVNGRPIKNSTISHAVLEAYGSFLPKGKHPQFTVFIHLDPQSIDINVHPTKREIRFSHPEFIHTSVLRGIKALFFTHPSSDSPADEQKEKTGPIPHSARPSSGSLTVAPAPFQPVSVFPGGGTNRHPTLSLFVQEPPAIYTDREQPYDVYPLGQIHHTYLLGQIDQDLFIVDQHTAHERVRFERLLRSWKKKEILQQPLLIPEPVELLPHQGELLEEWLPLLGQAGLEVERFGTTSYVVRAIPAILGNISVGPLVLELLDELSEWQSTDLLDNTIKPILATMACQSAVQAGRPMTQPEITILLQDWAQENFPMTCPHGRRVAVRHSLEDLHTIFARPLK; from the coding sequence ATGCTTTCGACCGTAACTGGAAAAGTTCAAATCCTTCCAGACAGCGTGTCATGTCGTATTGCCGCAGGAGAAGTGGTTGAACGACCAGCCTCCGTGGTGAAGGAACTGGTCGATAACAGCCTGGATGCTGGCAGCACGTTGATCACCGTAGAGGTCGAAGAAGGTGGTCGACGTGTCATTCGCGTCATCGATAATGGGACAGGCATGACGCGAATGGATGCCCAACTGGCCTGTCAACGTTTTGCAACCAGCAAACTTCGATCCGAAGACGATCTCTTGACACTCATGACGCTGGGATTCCGAGGGGAAGCTCTTCCCAGCATTGCCTCCATTTCTCATTTTTGCTTGAAGACCGTTCCACGCGATAGCACGCTTGGCACCCAAACACAGTCCACGGGAGGCGTGACATGGGAGGTTCAAGACTATACCGGACCTCAAGGCACTCAAGTGGAGGTGCGTGATCTCTTTTTTAATACTCCAGGACGGCTGAAATTTCTCAAGACCGTTCCCACTGAATTTTCTAAAATCTGTTATGTCGTCCAACAGGCGGCAGCCGTGCATCCAGAGATCCACTTTCGATTACGCCACCAGAACCATAAGGTGCTGGAGTACCCCGCCGTGTCCTCGCTGCAAGATCGATTATTACAGATCTACGGACCAGACTTCCTTGAGCGCTTTCTCCCCGTCACCTATAACGCTGGTTCATTTCAACTCACGGGGTATACGGTCAGTCCTCACCATGCACGGGCGTCTCGTGCGCCACAGGAAATTTTTGTCAATGGACGCCCTATAAAAAATTCGACCATATCCCATGCGGTGCTTGAAGCCTACGGATCATTTTTACCAAAAGGGAAACATCCACAATTTACTGTATTTATCCATCTTGATCCCCAGTCAATCGATATCAATGTCCACCCGACGAAACGGGAGATTCGCTTCTCCCATCCAGAATTCATTCATACAAGCGTTCTTCGTGGGATCAAAGCTCTCTTTTTCACGCACCCCTCATCCGATAGCCCCGCCGATGAACAAAAGGAAAAGACTGGCCCAATTCCTCATTCTGCCAGGCCATCATCTGGGTCACTCACCGTCGCCCCGGCTCCATTCCAGCCTGTTTCTGTATTCCCTGGGGGCGGCACCAATCGACATCCCACTCTTTCTCTATTTGTCCAGGAACCGCCTGCTATCTATACGGACAGAGAGCAGCCATACGATGTCTATCCTCTTGGGCAGATTCATCACACGTATCTTCTCGGACAAATCGATCAAGACCTATTCATCGTCGATCAACACACAGCCCATGAACGGGTTCGTTTTGAGAGACTGCTTCGGTCATGGAAGAAAAAAGAAATTCTTCAACAACCCTTACTCATTCCTGAGCCGGTTGAACTTCTGCCACACCAGGGAGAATTATTGGAAGAATGGCTGCCCCTCCTGGGTCAGGCGGGATTGGAGGTGGAGCGATTTGGCACCACATCGTATGTGGTGCGAGCCATCCCAGCCATACTAGGAAATATTTCCGTTGGTCCCTTGGTCCTGGAATTGTTGGATGAACTCTCAGAATGGCAATCAACAGATCTGCTGGACAACACGATTAAACCCATTCTGGCTACCATGGCCTGTCAAAGTGCCGTTCAAGCCGGACGACCCATGACGCAACCTGAAATCACCATCCTTTTACAGGACTGGGCACAGGAAAATTTTCCCATGACTTGTCCTCACGGAAGGCGAGTGGCTGTACGACATTCCTTGGAAGATTTGCACACCATATTTGCCCGTCCATTAAAATAA